One genomic window of Methanosarcina acetivorans C2A includes the following:
- a CDS encoding formylmethanofuran dehydrogenase subunit C produces MQLVKLSLKKANKIPIEADNINPDNFAGKSAEEIKAIPVWYGNGQCPLGDFFYIEVEGSDSAENTKIVFEGDVSRVKRIGQNMSAGEIEINGNVDMHCGFGMKGGKVVINGDADSWLGCEMAGGEIILNGSASYYVGAGYRGEACGMRGGKITVNGNTKDYLGEHMCGGEILVKGDVGLLPAISNNGGKIVIEGNATMPASEMKNGTVIIKGEVYDLLPSYKEEGTEEVEGVTYRKLVGDVNIGGKGVLLIK; encoded by the coding sequence ATGCAGCTCGTAAAACTTTCCCTCAAAAAAGCAAATAAAATCCCCATCGAAGCCGACAATATAAACCCTGACAACTTTGCCGGCAAGTCCGCAGAAGAGATTAAGGCGATTCCCGTCTGGTACGGAAACGGGCAGTGCCCCCTCGGAGATTTCTTCTATATAGAGGTGGAAGGCAGTGACTCCGCAGAAAACACAAAGATAGTTTTCGAAGGTGATGTCTCCAGAGTTAAGCGCATAGGGCAGAACATGAGCGCAGGAGAGATCGAGATCAATGGCAACGTGGATATGCACTGCGGCTTTGGCATGAAGGGAGGAAAGGTCGTAATCAACGGCGATGCTGACAGCTGGCTCGGCTGCGAGATGGCAGGCGGAGAAATCATCCTCAACGGAAGTGCCTCCTATTATGTTGGAGCAGGTTACCGCGGAGAAGCCTGCGGCATGCGTGGAGGAAAGATTACCGTCAACGGCAATACGAAGGACTACCTTGGCGAACATATGTGCGGAGGGGAGATCCTCGTAAAAGGTGATGTAGGGCTCCTTCCCGCAATCTCAAACAACGGCGGAAAAATAGTCATCGAAGGCAATGCTACCATGCCGGCAAGCGAGATGAAGAACGGCACGGTCATCATCAAAGGCGAAGTGTACGACCTGCTACCCTCCTACAAAGAAGAAGGAACAGAAGAAGTCGAAGGTGTTACATACCGCAAGTTAGTAGGCGATGTTAACATCGGCGGAAAAGGCGTTTTGCTTATAAAGTGA
- a CDS encoding formylmethanofuran dehydrogenase subunit A, with protein sequence MSEILIKNASVCDPAQGINCEPMDICIRDGKIVERVSGNAKVIDAVGKLTMAGGFDGHTHSAGKINVGRFINPNDARKNPVPGLSGQVARTEKTRAQVGYNTPNTYAIGYRYAKLGYTTICEAAIPLLAARHTHEEFKEIPILDKMGLSLFGSNWQVMEYIRDKEPEKLAAYIAWGLKASRGYGVKIVNPGGGEAWGWGRNVTGLYDPVPNFDVTPAEILIGLAEANERLRLPHSIHVHCNNLGKPGNYATTIETMKLFEKVKPSRDRQALHVTHVQFNAYAGTSWRDFETGAPMVADYVNGADHLTFDLGQVIFGPAVTMTADGPVEYANARMLHEKWSNQDIELEDASGVVPLFYSPKSFVNAVQWAIGLELALLVKDPWKIMFTTDSPNGGSFVNYPEAFTYLMSAKRRAEVISGFSKMALDRMVLPGIDRELDFYELAVMTRSTQSKMYSRPEKGNLKVGSDADIAIYDLLPGQVDPSTEYAKVKQAFSGAAYTLKGGEIVVKDGEIEATPKGKTYWVNAKVPKSIDAAMQKDIDRKFRKYYTVSKANYMVEDSYIQKPVEIDTEGVF encoded by the coding sequence ATGTCGGAAATCCTGATTAAAAACGCCAGTGTCTGTGACCCTGCGCAGGGAATTAACTGCGAGCCTATGGATATCTGCATCAGAGACGGAAAGATCGTAGAGAGAGTCTCCGGAAATGCTAAGGTTATCGATGCAGTAGGCAAGCTCACCATGGCAGGAGGCTTTGACGGGCACACCCACAGCGCAGGAAAAATTAACGTAGGCCGTTTCATCAATCCGAATGATGCAAGGAAAAACCCTGTACCCGGACTTTCGGGCCAGGTTGCACGTACCGAAAAAACAAGAGCGCAGGTAGGGTACAACACTCCCAATACTTACGCAATCGGGTACAGGTATGCAAAACTCGGATACACAACTATCTGTGAAGCTGCAATCCCCCTGCTTGCCGCAAGGCACACCCATGAGGAATTCAAGGAAATCCCTATCCTTGACAAAATGGGGCTTTCTCTCTTCGGAAGCAACTGGCAGGTTATGGAATATATCCGGGACAAGGAACCTGAAAAACTCGCAGCTTACATTGCCTGGGGCCTGAAAGCGTCAAGAGGTTACGGAGTAAAGATTGTAAACCCCGGAGGCGGAGAAGCCTGGGGCTGGGGAAGGAACGTTACGGGCCTTTACGACCCTGTCCCCAATTTTGATGTAACTCCTGCAGAGATCCTTATCGGGCTCGCAGAAGCTAACGAACGCCTGCGGCTTCCGCACTCCATACACGTGCACTGCAACAACCTGGGAAAGCCCGGCAACTACGCAACCACCATAGAGACCATGAAGCTCTTTGAGAAGGTTAAGCCGAGCCGTGACAGACAGGCCCTGCATGTAACTCACGTGCAGTTCAATGCCTATGCTGGCACTTCCTGGAGGGACTTTGAAACCGGAGCCCCGATGGTTGCAGACTATGTCAACGGGGCAGACCACCTGACATTTGACCTCGGGCAGGTAATCTTCGGCCCTGCCGTGACCATGACTGCAGACGGTCCCGTGGAGTATGCAAACGCAAGAATGTTGCACGAGAAATGGAGCAACCAGGACATCGAACTGGAAGATGCTTCCGGAGTCGTGCCCCTGTTCTATTCTCCAAAAAGTTTCGTAAACGCAGTCCAGTGGGCAATAGGGCTTGAACTCGCCCTGCTCGTAAAGGACCCCTGGAAGATTATGTTCACAACCGACAGCCCCAACGGCGGTTCTTTCGTTAACTATCCTGAAGCCTTTACCTACCTTATGAGCGCAAAGAGGAGAGCAGAGGTTATCTCAGGCTTTTCCAAGATGGCTCTTGACAGGATGGTACTTCCCGGAATCGACAGGGAACTGGACTTCTATGAGCTTGCCGTCATGACAAGGAGCACCCAGTCAAAGATGTACAGCAGGCCGGAGAAAGGAAACCTGAAAGTTGGCTCGGATGCAGACATTGCAATCTATGATCTCCTGCCCGGTCAGGTTGACCCCTCGACGGAGTACGCAAAGGTTAAGCAAGCTTTCTCAGGTGCGGCATATACCCTGAAAGGCGGAGAAATCGTTGTAAAGGACGGAGAAATCGAAGCCACCCCGAAAGGAAAGACTTACTGGGTGAACGCAAAAGTTCCGAAAAGCATCGATGCTGCGATGCAGAAAGATATAGACCGCAAATTCAGGAAGTACTACACCGTGAGTAAAGCCAATTATATGGTTGAGGACTCGTACATCCAGAAGCCTGTTGAAATCGACACCGAGGGGGTGTTCTGA
- a CDS encoding IS5-like element ISMac15 family transposase, which yields MSEQTERLPYPSDLSDKEWKLIEPHIPNPPTNRGKKRVHPYREILNGIFYLLRSGCAWRMLPHEFPPWQTVYHYFRLWRLYGIWERINAALRTELRIANGREPEPSAAILDSQSVKTTETRGVRGYDAGKKVKRRKRHILVDTTGLILMVVVHAANIQDRDGAKLVLEQIKGTFSRLQLIWADAAYAGQLVDWVKITCGWVLEIVRRKDDVKGFQVLPRRWVVERTFGWLGRYRRLSKDYEGLTESSQAFIYAAMIHIMSRRLAKIEPLSR from the coding sequence ATGTCAGAACAGACTGAAAGACTTCCTTATCCTAGCGATTTATCTGATAAAGAATGGAAACTAATCGAGCCTCATATCCCAAATCCCCCAACTAATCGAGGCAAAAAACGTGTTCACCCCTATCGTGAAATATTGAATGGCATATTCTATTTGCTACGTTCTGGTTGTGCATGGCGAATGCTACCACACGAATTTCCACCATGGCAAACTGTCTACCACTATTTCCGTCTTTGGCGTCTTTATGGAATTTGGGAACGCATAAATGCTGCGCTAAGGACTGAACTGAGAATTGCAAATGGCAGAGAACCAGAACCGAGTGCAGCGATTTTGGATAGTCAATCAGTCAAAACCACAGAAACACGTGGAGTACGCGGCTATGATGCTGGTAAGAAAGTCAAAAGACGAAAGCGCCATATTCTGGTGGATACAACAGGGCTAATATTAATGGTTGTAGTTCATGCAGCGAATATTCAGGATCGAGATGGAGCTAAACTTGTTCTGGAACAAATTAAGGGGACATTCTCTCGATTGCAGCTTATTTGGGCTGATGCTGCTTATGCTGGTCAACTGGTTGATTGGGTCAAGATAACCTGTGGTTGGGTTTTGGAAATAGTAAGGCGTAAAGATGATGTCAAAGGTTTTCAAGTACTTCCTCGCAGATGGGTAGTAGAGCGTACATTTGGATGGCTGGGTCGTTATCGGCGGTTGAGCAAAGATTATGAAGGATTAACAGAGTCCAGTCAAGCCTTCATTTATGCGGCTATGATCCATATAATGAGCAGACGACTGGCTAAAATAGAACCTTTATCCAGATGA
- the slmA gene encoding S-layer protein SlmA — protein MKRFAALSLAALMLLTVFASAASAVDVIEIRGPVYNGSDIDDIIDTYGDGTILTMDATDFAAFYYDIDDNVTTETLSIEDVPDTEGNVIGEGGLIYETTIQEVEYEYYNPDAGWDNYSLMGFFAEKYIPINPDKADKLSKLILDSDDKYTIRTGEMLDLGEGYAIEAKQVDVDGEKVWLEFTKDGEFVDDEIISVSTADDEANTWDVELDDIEDEDDVIVLKVHVNQVFQGAVDSIAQIEGLWLIDYANAMTIESDDEFGNLDDVSIDGDTLTITNEDTFTLTRDDEEEIGEGLYFATADTPSNVLRFYAMKEITDPGTYEIRGQVASGFGDQSWDASSFAGFYYDIDDNVSTETLTVSDLDGNVIPEGGLVYTTTIADVDFEYYNPDAGWDQYPVMGFFAEEYIPINPDKADKIAKLVLDSDDKYTIRTGEMLDLGEGYAIEAKQVDVDGEKVWLEFTKDGEFVDDEIISVSTADDEANTWDVELDDIEDEDDVVVLKVHVNQVFQGAVDSIAQIEGLWLIDYANAMTIESDDEFGNLDDVSIDGDTLKISNEDTFTLTRDSEEEIGEGMYFMIADTSSSDLRYYPYVEKTIGEEVSGEEETPEETPTGEVTETEGEEETPTEVTETPTEGEPAPEETETTESEGTTPGFGFMFGLVGLLAVVYLVRRNN, from the coding sequence CTCTGATATCGACGACATTATTGATACATATGGCGACGGTACCATCCTTACAATGGATGCAACTGACTTTGCAGCATTCTACTACGACATTGACGATAACGTAACAACCGAAACCCTTTCCATTGAAGACGTTCCAGACACTGAAGGCAACGTCATTGGAGAAGGCGGACTTATTTATGAGACAACCATCCAGGAAGTTGAATACGAATACTACAACCCGGATGCTGGCTGGGACAACTACAGCCTGATGGGCTTCTTCGCAGAGAAGTACATCCCAATCAACCCTGACAAGGCAGACAAGCTCTCAAAGCTCATCCTTGACAGCGATGACAAGTACACCATCAGAACCGGTGAAATGCTCGACCTCGGTGAAGGTTATGCTATCGAAGCCAAGCAGGTCGATGTTGACGGTGAGAAAGTCTGGCTCGAATTCACCAAGGACGGAGAATTCGTAGATGACGAAATCATCTCAGTTTCAACTGCTGACGATGAAGCCAACACCTGGGATGTAGAACTCGATGACATCGAGGACGAAGACGATGTTATTGTCCTCAAAGTCCACGTCAACCAGGTCTTCCAGGGCGCAGTCGACAGCATTGCCCAGATCGAAGGTCTCTGGCTCATTGACTACGCAAACGCAATGACCATCGAGTCTGACGACGAATTCGGTAACCTTGACGATGTATCCATCGACGGTGACACCCTTACAATTACCAACGAAGACACCTTCACTCTGACCAGGGATGATGAGGAGGAAATCGGTGAGGGCCTCTACTTCGCCACAGCCGACACCCCATCCAATGTGCTCAGGTTCTATGCAATGAAGGAAATCACAGACCCCGGCACCTATGAAATCAGGGGACAGGTCGCTTCCGGCTTCGGTGATCAATCATGGGATGCAAGCAGCTTTGCAGGCTTCTACTATGACATCGACGACAATGTCTCAACTGAAACCCTCACAGTCTCCGATCTTGACGGAAACGTGATTCCTGAAGGCGGTCTCGTTTACACCACCACCATCGCAGACGTTGACTTCGAGTACTACAACCCTGACGCAGGCTGGGACCAGTACCCTGTTATGGGTTTCTTTGCAGAAGAATACATCCCAATCAACCCTGACAAGGCAGACAAGATCGCAAAGCTTGTCCTTGACAGTGATGACAAGTACACCATCAGAACCGGTGAAATGCTCGATCTCGGTGAAGGTTATGCTATCGAAGCCAAGCAGGTCGATGTTGACGGTGAGAAAGTCTGGCTCGAATTCACCAAGGACGGAGAATTCGTAGATGACGAAATCATCTCAGTTTCAACTGCTGACGATGAAGCCAACACCTGGGATGTAGAACTCGATGACATCGAGGACGAAGACGATGTTGTTGTCCTCAAAGTCCATGTCAACCAGGTCTTCCAGGGCGCAGTCGACAGCATTGCCCAGATCGAAGGTCTCTGGCTCATTGACTACGCAAACGCAATGACCATCGAGTCTGACGACGAATTCGGTAACCTTGACGATGTATCCATCGACGGTGACACCCTTAAAATCAGCAATGAAGATACCTTCACTCTGACCAGGGACTCCGAAGAGGAAATCGGCGAAGGTATGTACTTCATGATCGCTGACACTTCATCCTCTGATCTCAGGTACTACCCATACGTAGAGAAGACCATCGGTGAAGAGGTTTCTGGCGAAGAAGAAACTCCTGAAGAAACCCCAACCGGGGAAGTTACTGAAACCGAAGGAGAAGAAGAAACTCCAACCGAAGTAACAGAAACTCCAACTGAGGGAGAACCTGCACCTGAAGAGACTGAAACTACCGAAAGCGAAGGTACTACTCCAGGCTTTGGATTCATGTTCGGCCTTGTAGGACTCCTTGCAGTAGTTTACCTCGTCAGGAGGAACAACTAA